In Rhizobium sp. ARZ01, a genomic segment contains:
- a CDS encoding HAMP domain-containing methyl-accepting chemotaxis protein codes for MSRLFAQLKIAHRIFLLAVVAFVGIAMISGIFLFQREVDGEYRAVTDTLSRAQDDVSSLNINFLEGRRYEKDFLLRKDLGSVDKFAAQADEARAVIADLASFADSSTRAKLDTITKGYDAYIAAFDGLVEKNKALGLTPDEGLEGAMRKAVHKIEEQLKSVSNDAVRAKLLNLRRHEKDFIIRRDVKLVAEHAKEVEAFAGLPADRFGSAEIHRNVMGALGTYASAFKAYADLTLTEGETRKAASNAYASVEPVIEGIVAEFNKLKATNEAENARVAARNITIALAALVATVLILAACVYLIGRSISRPIITVTGAMRDLANGDTTITVTGLGRRDEIGEMANALEVFRQAAIANKRLEEEAAANRAKVEAERIRLQQEAEAAAQERLNEATSGLAIGLRKLAAGDLAFELNEPFAPDFEQLRHDLNAAVRQLGGALTAVAQSTHSIDSGSREISQSADDLSKRTEQQAASLEETAAALDQITVNVGNSSKRADEARAVAIQANTSAVKSGAVVDNAVEAMERIEQSSNQISNIIGVIDEIAFQTNLLALNAGVEAARAGEAGKGFAVVAQEVRELAQRSAQAAKEIKDLIRNSSAEVQGGVKLVRDTGLALRTIGDYVAQINQHMDAIATSAREQSVGLSEVNTAVNQMDQVTQQNAAMVEEANAAASTLATEAGRLRELVGRFDLGASVQSAALRQAAASMAATPVRSSVQTQWQSQASPKRVANGGFVETDNWQEF; via the coding sequence ATGTCACGCCTCTTCGCACAACTGAAAATCGCCCACCGAATCTTCCTCCTTGCCGTCGTTGCCTTTGTCGGAATCGCCATGATTTCCGGCATCTTCCTGTTTCAGCGTGAAGTCGACGGCGAGTATCGCGCTGTCACCGACACATTGTCGCGTGCACAGGACGACGTCTCCTCGCTCAACATCAACTTCCTCGAAGGTCGACGCTACGAGAAGGACTTCCTGCTGCGCAAGGATCTGGGCTCGGTAGATAAGTTTGCGGCCCAGGCCGACGAGGCCCGGGCGGTGATCGCCGATCTCGCAAGCTTCGCCGACAGTTCGACGCGCGCGAAACTCGACACCATCACGAAAGGCTACGATGCCTACATCGCCGCTTTCGATGGACTCGTCGAGAAGAACAAGGCACTTGGCCTCACCCCGGATGAAGGGCTGGAAGGCGCGATGCGCAAGGCGGTCCACAAGATCGAAGAGCAGCTTAAGTCGGTATCAAACGACGCTGTTCGCGCGAAACTGCTGAACCTTCGGCGACATGAAAAAGACTTCATCATTCGCCGTGACGTGAAGTTGGTTGCCGAACATGCAAAGGAGGTCGAGGCCTTTGCAGGTTTGCCTGCGGATCGTTTTGGCTCTGCAGAAATTCACCGCAATGTCATGGGAGCACTTGGAACCTATGCATCCGCCTTCAAGGCCTATGCCGACCTGACGCTGACGGAAGGGGAGACCCGTAAGGCGGCTTCTAACGCCTATGCCTCCGTCGAGCCGGTCATCGAGGGAATCGTTGCCGAATTCAACAAGCTCAAGGCCACAAACGAGGCCGAGAATGCACGTGTCGCTGCACGCAACATCACGATTGCCCTCGCGGCGCTCGTAGCCACCGTTCTCATACTTGCCGCCTGTGTCTATCTCATCGGCCGTTCGATCTCCCGACCGATCATAACGGTGACGGGCGCCATGCGTGATCTTGCCAATGGCGATACCACCATCACCGTAACGGGCCTCGGGCGTCGCGACGAGATCGGTGAGATGGCCAATGCGCTCGAGGTGTTCCGTCAGGCGGCGATCGCCAACAAGCGTCTGGAGGAAGAAGCTGCTGCCAACCGTGCGAAGGTGGAAGCCGAACGCATCCGCCTGCAGCAGGAAGCGGAAGCCGCTGCGCAAGAGCGTCTGAACGAGGCGACCTCTGGTCTTGCAATAGGCCTGCGCAAGCTCGCAGCCGGTGACCTTGCCTTCGAATTGAACGAACCTTTCGCTCCCGATTTCGAGCAACTGCGCCACGATCTGAACGCGGCCGTGCGCCAACTCGGCGGCGCCCTGACCGCAGTCGCCCAGTCGACGCACTCGATCGACAGCGGCAGCCGCGAGATCAGCCAGAGCGCCGACGATCTCTCCAAGCGAACCGAGCAGCAGGCCGCCTCACTCGAAGAAACCGCCGCAGCCCTCGACCAGATCACCGTCAACGTCGGGAACTCCTCCAAGCGTGCGGACGAGGCGCGCGCGGTCGCGATCCAGGCCAATACCAGCGCAGTGAAGTCTGGTGCGGTGGTCGACAACGCCGTGGAGGCGATGGAGAGGATCGAGCAATCCTCGAACCAGATCTCCAACATCATCGGCGTGATCGATGAGATCGCCTTCCAGACCAACCTGCTGGCGCTCAACGCCGGCGTCGAGGCCGCACGGGCGGGCGAGGCGGGCAAGGGCTTTGCCGTCGTCGCTCAGGAAGTGCGCGAACTTGCCCAGCGCTCGGCCCAGGCTGCAAAGGAAATCAAGGACCTGATCCGAAACTCGAGCGCGGAAGTTCAGGGCGGGGTAAAGCTGGTGCGTGATACGGGTCTGGCGCTGCGCACGATTGGCGACTATGTCGCACAAATCAACCAGCACATGGATGCAATAGCTACCTCCGCCCGTGAGCAGTCGGTCGGCCTGTCCGAGGTCAATACGGCCGTCAACCAGATGGACCAGGTGACCCAGCAGAACGCCGCCATGGTCGAAGAAGCAAATGCCGCAGCCTCGACGCTTGCGACCGAAGCCGGCCGATTGCGCGAACTCGTCGGTCGCTTTGATCTCGGCGCATCCGTGCAGTCGGCAGCGCTGCGACAGGCGGCGGCATCGATGGCCGCAACACCGGTCCGTTCGAGTGTTCAAACCCAGTGGCAATCGCAGGCGAGCCCCAAGCGCGTCGCCAACGGCGGGTTCGTCGAAACGGACAATTGGCAAGAGTTCTGA
- a CDS encoding heme-degrading domain-containing protein — protein sequence MTEDLKSDIARLERQEELLRFSRFDGDTAWRLGGILRDIAVERGAAIAIDISMRDRILFHCALEGTTTDNAEWIRRKRNTVLRLWNSSYLVGRRLAYAHRVQEEAHNLPLADFATHGGGFPILIDGLGCVGAVTVSGVPQRIDHAIVADGLARLLAVDLGDARLPE from the coding sequence ATGACGGAAGATCTCAAGAGCGATATCGCGCGGCTGGAGAGACAAGAAGAACTGCTGCGTTTCAGCCGCTTTGACGGCGACACGGCATGGAGGCTCGGGGGCATCCTGCGCGACATCGCCGTCGAGCGTGGTGCGGCCATCGCCATCGATATCTCGATGCGCGACCGCATCCTGTTCCACTGCGCACTCGAGGGTACGACCACGGATAATGCGGAATGGATCCGCCGCAAGCGCAACACGGTCCTGCGCCTCTGGAATTCCTCCTATCTCGTCGGACGAAGGCTTGCCTATGCGCACCGCGTCCAGGAGGAGGCGCACAACCTGCCGCTCGCCGACTTCGCCACCCATGGCGGCGGCTTTCCGATTCTCATCGATGGGCTCGGCTGCGTCGGCGCCGTGACAGTTTCCGGCGTGCCGCAACGCATCGATCACGCGATCGTCGCCGATGGGCTGGCACGCCTCTTAGCTGTCGATCTCGGCGACGCACGCTTGCCGGAATAG
- a CDS encoding formylglycine-generating enzyme family protein, whose amino-acid sequence MSERIQQSGQAGVAEPSGQVWIEGGTFTMGSDHHYPEEAPAHPVRVDGFWMDVTPVTNRQFMAFVEATGYVTVAERRSNADDYPGAQPPMLRAGSVVFDPPKRISGPDPSQWWNFRFGADWRRPYGRQSNIRGKYDHPVVQVSYEDAMAYADWAGRDLPTEAEWEFAAKGGRDGTEFAWGEELVPDGRFMANTWHGMFPTENLKPDGFDRTSPVGSFPSNGYGLYDMIGNVWEWTSDYWSSRHTEPAQKSCCVPVNPRGADIEGSRDPRMPEILIARRVVKGGSHLCAPNYCRRYRPAARHAHEENAATTHIGFRCITRP is encoded by the coding sequence ATGAGCGAGCGGATTCAGCAGTCGGGTCAGGCGGGAGTGGCAGAGCCGTCCGGTCAGGTGTGGATCGAGGGCGGGACGTTCACGATGGGTTCGGACCATCACTATCCTGAAGAGGCGCCCGCGCATCCCGTTCGGGTCGACGGCTTCTGGATGGATGTTACGCCGGTCACGAACCGGCAGTTCATGGCCTTCGTGGAGGCGACGGGATACGTCACGGTGGCGGAGCGACGGTCGAACGCTGATGACTATCCCGGTGCGCAGCCGCCTATGCTAAGGGCCGGCTCTGTCGTTTTCGATCCGCCGAAGCGAATTTCCGGGCCAGACCCGTCGCAGTGGTGGAATTTCAGGTTCGGTGCGGACTGGCGCCGGCCCTATGGTCGACAGAGCAACATCCGGGGCAAATACGACCATCCTGTCGTGCAAGTCTCCTATGAGGATGCCATGGCATATGCGGACTGGGCGGGCCGGGACCTGCCGACGGAAGCCGAATGGGAGTTTGCCGCCAAAGGTGGGCGGGACGGTACGGAATTCGCCTGGGGTGAGGAACTGGTGCCGGACGGCCGATTCATGGCAAACACGTGGCATGGGATGTTTCCGACCGAGAACCTGAAGCCGGACGGCTTCGATCGGACCTCGCCGGTCGGCAGCTTTCCGTCGAACGGCTACGGCCTCTACGACATGATCGGCAATGTGTGGGAGTGGACGAGTGATTACTGGTCCTCCCGTCATACGGAACCGGCGCAAAAAAGCTGCTGTGTACCTGTAAACCCGCGGGGTGCTGACATCGAAGGAAGCCGCGATCCCCGCATGCCGGAGATCCTGATCGCGCGTCGCGTGGTCAAGGGCGGTTCCCATCTCTGCGCGCCGAACTACTGCCGGCGCTATCGGCCGGCGGCACGGCACGCGCACGAGGAGAACGCCGCAACGACACACATCGGTTTCCGCTGCATTACGCGGCCGTGA
- a CDS encoding SDR family oxidoreductase gives MAMAAGKDEARIALVTGGGTGIGRAIAEALSAQNYAVVITGRRQAVLEAAATEMSTKTGGTIRAAPCDIGDPQQVSSLFEHIRTAFGRLDLLVNNAGSNVPAIPMEDLTFEQWNSVISVNLTGAFLCTQQALKLMKAQTPRGGRIINNGSISATTPRPHSAPYTATKHAITGLTKSTALDGRAFDIACGQIDIGNASTDMTERMSTGVLQANGEIAAEPTIPVKHIADAVLYMASLPLEANVLTMTVMATKMPLVGRG, from the coding sequence TTGGCCATGGCAGCAGGCAAGGACGAAGCCAGGATTGCGCTCGTCACGGGAGGCGGCACCGGTATCGGCCGGGCGATTGCCGAGGCGTTGAGCGCGCAAAACTATGCCGTCGTTATCACTGGCCGGCGGCAGGCAGTCCTGGAGGCTGCGGCCACAGAAATGTCGACGAAGACGGGCGGCACAATCCGTGCGGCTCCCTGCGACATCGGCGATCCGCAGCAGGTCTCAAGTCTTTTCGAACACATCCGCACGGCGTTCGGCCGCCTCGACCTTCTGGTCAACAATGCCGGTTCGAATGTGCCGGCGATCCCGATGGAAGACCTTACCTTCGAGCAGTGGAACAGCGTTATCTCGGTGAACCTTACCGGCGCCTTCCTGTGCACCCAGCAGGCACTCAAGCTTATGAAAGCACAAACGCCGCGCGGCGGTCGGATCATAAACAACGGCTCGATATCGGCAACGACGCCACGGCCACATTCGGCGCCCTACACGGCAACCAAGCACGCAATCACCGGGCTGACGAAATCCACCGCACTCGACGGGCGCGCCTTTGACATCGCCTGCGGCCAGATCGACATCGGCAACGCGTCGACGGACATGACAGAACGGATGAGCACCGGCGTACTGCAGGCGAACGGCGAGATCGCCGCCGAACCGACCATCCCCGTCAAGCACATCGCCGACGCCGTACTCTACATGGCAAGCCTGCCGCTGGAAGCCAACGTGCTGACCATGACAGTCATGGCGACGAAGATGCCACTGGTCGGGCGTGGCTAG
- a CDS encoding threonine transporter produces the protein MMTPFLLTSTIILLTPGPTNTVLAASGAANGLWQSRLLPLAEAAGYALAISFFVWTATLVSGVWWAMPALKVAASGWLALSAIRLWSAKSDARGAVGSDVFGRVFLTTIFNPKAMIVGTMLIPHSTTEETALHVATFVLLSTLAGIGWVALGSMLPAAIRRHSYKGAAFVLGGFSIAAMTSALA, from the coding sequence ATGATGACGCCGTTTCTGCTGACCTCCACGATCATCCTGCTGACGCCTGGGCCGACTAACACCGTTCTGGCCGCCTCTGGCGCGGCCAACGGGTTGTGGCAATCCCGTTTGCTGCCGCTCGCGGAGGCGGCGGGCTATGCTTTGGCGATCTCGTTCTTCGTCTGGACTGCAACGCTGGTGAGCGGGGTCTGGTGGGCGATGCCCGCCCTGAAGGTGGCCGCTTCCGGATGGCTCGCACTATCGGCGATCCGTCTTTGGAGTGCGAAGTCGGATGCGAGGGGGGCGGTCGGCTCCGACGTTTTCGGGCGCGTGTTCCTGACGACGATCTTCAATCCCAAGGCGATGATCGTCGGGACCATGCTGATTCCGCATTCGACGACCGAGGAAACCGCGCTGCACGTCGCGACCTTCGTCCTGCTTTCCACGCTCGCGGGTATTGGATGGGTGGCGCTGGGCTCCATGCTGCCCGCCGCGATCCGGCGGCATTCCTACAAGGGAGCAGCTTTCGTGCTTGGCGGATTCTCAATCGCAGCAATGACGAGCGCCCTGGCCTGA
- a CDS encoding alpha/beta family hydrolase: protein MSDRLLLDGPADAGITILLAHGAGAPMDSASMCAAAGALAEADFRVARFEFAYMAARRTSGDRKPPPRAETLKPEYHEAIRALGATGPLVIGGKSMGGRVASMIADELHSAGAITGLLCLGYPFHPPGKPEALRTKHLVNLSTPALICQGTRDEFGTKDEVDTYGLSKSIEIVWLEDGDHDLKPRKTISGFSTADHLHTMATAVRNWADRLRA, encoded by the coding sequence ATGAGCGACAGGTTACTGCTCGATGGCCCCGCGGACGCCGGGATTACGATCCTGCTTGCACATGGCGCCGGCGCTCCGATGGACTCGGCATCGATGTGCGCGGCAGCAGGCGCCCTGGCGGAAGCCGACTTTCGTGTCGCCCGCTTCGAGTTCGCCTACATGGCCGCACGGCGGACGTCCGGCGATCGCAAGCCGCCTCCGCGCGCCGAAACGCTGAAGCCGGAATATCACGAGGCGATCCGGGCACTCGGCGCGACCGGTCCGCTCGTCATCGGCGGCAAATCGATGGGCGGACGGGTGGCGAGCATGATCGCCGACGAACTTCATTCGGCCGGCGCAATCACGGGCCTGTTGTGCCTCGGCTACCCCTTCCACCCTCCAGGAAAGCCGGAAGCCCTTCGCACAAAACACCTTGTCAATCTTTCAACCCCCGCCCTGATCTGCCAGGGAACCCGCGACGAGTTCGGGACAAAGGATGAGGTCGATACCTACGGTCTCTCAAAGAGCATCGAAATCGTCTGGCTGGAGGATGGCGACCACGACCTGAAGCCGCGCAAGACAATCTCCGGATTTTCGACGGCCGATCATCTCCACACCATGGCCACGGCCGTCAGGAACTGGGCAGATCGCCTGCGCGCCTGA
- a CDS encoding peroxidase family protein, with protein MPYKRYFGSMPEATLPSAAVCAELGATFRFNISATEAETDIPVGYTYLCQFVFHDLTSMVPHTGADGQPLNQRSASLDLDSVFGTTMADPTKPASPMAIGATAPTGRPCDLPRDTRGRAMIADPRNDDNLPLAQTHMAIIRFYNAIVTRLPDLSEADTRRLAVAHFQSVVLHDVLPRLIDPTVYEDIMQNGRAVIHAGSRETGEFLIPLEFAAACARFGHSMIRTVYQHWNSANAGAMLYGYWKNTFNSSDPPLDGAHDEPRSCLVDRWVAQWGRLLSSRPSPTGQPPLLASRIDTVFAYPLADIPKVALPELASSSLLPSTNIATLSLLRGLSLRLNSGQAVARQILAAVVDRGGPAFPILTPAQIVRDEPDAVRSLLTQPRVGAQTLAASTPLLLYTLKEAAVLSDGMRLGPMGSRIVMETVHAAIEAAQYSIFASRWKPNPKLMPATADRYTFADLISFAGLSNQ; from the coding sequence GTGCCGTACAAGCGCTACTTCGGCAGCATGCCAGAGGCAACGCTGCCTTCCGCAGCCGTTTGCGCCGAACTCGGCGCTACCTTCCGCTTCAACATCAGCGCTACAGAAGCAGAGACCGACATTCCCGTCGGCTACACCTATCTTTGCCAATTCGTCTTTCACGACCTGACATCCATGGTCCCGCACACTGGCGCGGACGGGCAACCGCTGAACCAGCGTTCGGCCAGCCTGGACCTCGACAGCGTCTTCGGCACTACCATGGCCGACCCGACAAAACCGGCCAGCCCCATGGCAATTGGCGCGACCGCTCCCACCGGCAGGCCATGTGACCTGCCGCGCGATACGAGGGGCAGAGCCATGATCGCCGACCCGCGCAACGACGACAACTTGCCGCTGGCGCAGACGCATATGGCGATCATCCGTTTTTACAACGCGATCGTCACTCGCCTGCCAGACCTGTCGGAGGCCGACACACGGCGGCTGGCCGTCGCCCATTTCCAGTCTGTCGTCCTCCACGACGTCCTGCCGCGCCTGATCGATCCGACCGTCTACGAAGACATTATGCAAAACGGACGCGCGGTCATCCATGCCGGCTCGCGGGAGACCGGCGAATTCCTGATCCCGCTCGAATTCGCCGCCGCCTGCGCGCGCTTCGGTCACTCGATGATCAGGACCGTCTATCAACACTGGAACTCCGCCAATGCAGGCGCCATGCTCTATGGCTATTGGAAAAACACTTTCAACAGCAGCGATCCTCCGCTCGACGGTGCGCATGACGAGCCGCGGTCTTGCCTGGTCGACCGATGGGTCGCGCAGTGGGGCCGGCTGCTGTCTAGCCGGCCGTCTCCGACCGGACAACCTCCCCTGCTCGCCTCCCGCATCGACACAGTGTTTGCCTACCCGCTGGCGGACATTCCAAAAGTCGCCCTGCCGGAACTTGCCTCCAGCAGTCTGCTGCCGTCCACCAATATCGCGACGCTATCGCTGCTGCGTGGATTGTCGCTGCGACTGAACAGCGGCCAGGCTGTAGCACGGCAGATATTGGCCGCAGTTGTGGATCGCGGCGGTCCGGCCTTTCCGATCCTCACGCCTGCGCAAATCGTCCGGGACGAGCCGGACGCGGTGCGAAGCTTGCTGACCCAACCCCGGGTGGGCGCCCAGACGTTGGCCGCAAGCACGCCGCTGCTGCTCTACACGCTGAAGGAGGCTGCCGTCCTGAGTGACGGGATGCGGTTGGGGCCGATGGGCAGCCGCATCGTCATGGAAACCGTGCACGCGGCGATCGAGGCGGCACAATACTCGATCTTCGCGTCGCGCTGGAAGCCCAACCCCAAGCTGATGCCAGCAACCGCCGATCGCTACACCTTTGCAGATCTGATCTCCTTCGCAGGCCTCTCAAACCAGTGA
- a CDS encoding YcaO-like family protein, which yields MHGSGHGFVGAAFDLVPVSPANFPVVLNVALPRVAAERPGVDIPHAATPEGGRIASGRGMTAEQARISCLGEAAELISSCRWGYEATLSASYAAVKDRAIHPASLLLASDAQYEARNEWNARHGSYDWLPRRFDEGVVVDWVGAIDPDGGEPVLVTAAQAYVGYADADDTDTFAIADSNGCAAGATLDDAAIAGFLELVERDATALWWYGRHVRPAADLEEAEGVDKIREWLADRGRSCHLLDLTTDFGIPVRAAISTDRAGGTVAIGTAAHFDPSRAAVASLTEMMQTLQSLDMRKAIPAASDDPFLFWLEAVNSCSMPHLLPAAGNKRGKGDKATVSSPSLDRCTALCRDRGLRLLMVDLTRPRVGVPVARVIVPGLRPQHTRFAAGRLFDLPPRLGWCNRPPTVAELNAVPMAI from the coding sequence ATGCATGGTTCTGGTCATGGGTTCGTCGGCGCAGCGTTCGACCTGGTGCCTGTCAGCCCGGCTAACTTCCCGGTGGTTTTGAATGTCGCCCTGCCGCGTGTGGCAGCCGAGCGACCAGGTGTCGACATACCCCATGCAGCCACACCAGAGGGCGGGCGGATCGCCTCTGGTCGGGGCATGACGGCCGAACAGGCCCGGATTAGCTGTCTCGGTGAAGCGGCCGAGCTCATTTCGTCGTGTCGATGGGGATATGAAGCGACCCTCAGCGCGTCCTATGCGGCTGTGAAAGACCGCGCCATCCATCCGGCTTCGCTGCTGCTTGCGAGCGATGCCCAGTACGAAGCGCGGAACGAATGGAACGCCAGACATGGCAGTTACGACTGGCTGCCACGGCGCTTCGACGAGGGTGTCGTCGTTGATTGGGTTGGGGCGATCGATCCGGATGGAGGCGAGCCGGTGCTGGTCACCGCCGCGCAGGCCTATGTCGGCTATGCCGATGCAGACGACACAGACACTTTCGCCATCGCCGACAGCAACGGCTGCGCTGCCGGGGCGACATTGGACGATGCCGCAATCGCTGGGTTCCTTGAGCTAGTGGAACGCGATGCAACGGCGCTCTGGTGGTACGGCAGGCACGTCCGGCCCGCCGCCGATCTGGAAGAAGCGGAGGGGGTGGACAAGATTCGCGAATGGCTTGCGGATAGAGGGCGCAGTTGTCACCTGCTCGACCTGACAACCGATTTCGGCATTCCTGTCCGGGCAGCAATCTCGACGGATCGCGCAGGCGGGACCGTGGCGATCGGCACGGCGGCGCATTTCGATCCGTCCCGTGCGGCGGTGGCGTCACTGACAGAAATGATGCAGACGTTGCAATCACTCGATATGCGCAAGGCCATCCCTGCCGCATCCGACGATCCCTTCCTGTTCTGGCTGGAAGCGGTGAACTCTTGTTCGATGCCGCATCTGTTGCCGGCGGCGGGCAACAAAAGAGGAAAGGGCGACAAGGCTACGGTGAGTTCCCCCTCGCTCGATCGCTGCACAGCGCTCTGCCGTGATCGGGGCCTGCGCCTGCTCATGGTCGACCTGACCCGACCGCGCGTCGGCGTACCAGTCGCGCGCGTCATCGTGCCGGGTTTGCGGCCGCAGCATACCCGGTTTGCCGCCGGGCGGCTGTTCGACCTGCCGCCACGGCTCGGCTGGTGCAATCGGCCGCCGACCGTTGCCGAACTGAACGCCGTGCCGATGGCGATCTGA
- a CDS encoding transporter substrate-binding domain-containing protein: protein MKSLIRMLAVSFALVALGVSTLRAEPIKIGVAAEPYPPFASLDASGKWVGWEIDFVNALCVQAKLDCVLTPIAWDGIIPALNTGKIDVIAASMSITDERKKLIDFSDPYYRSPVRIVGLKSKKLEATPAGLKGLVLGVQASTTHEEYARKHFADAVGEVKIYQTQDEAQQDLVAGRIDAIQAEAIALDAFLAEDPGKSCCEFKGDVPDDPEILGLGAGLGLRKDDTELRETLNAAIMAIRANGKYNEITSKYFSFDIYGN from the coding sequence ATGAAAAGCCTGATCAGGATGCTTGCCGTTTCGTTTGCGCTCGTTGCCCTTGGTGTGTCGACGTTGCGCGCTGAGCCGATCAAGATCGGCGTTGCCGCGGAGCCCTATCCGCCCTTCGCCTCCCTGGATGCATCGGGCAAATGGGTCGGTTGGGAGATCGATTTCGTGAACGCGCTTTGCGTCCAGGCGAAGCTCGACTGTGTCCTGACGCCGATCGCCTGGGACGGGATCATACCGGCGCTCAACACTGGCAAGATCGACGTCATCGCAGCCTCGATGTCGATTACCGACGAGCGCAAGAAACTGATCGACTTTTCCGATCCCTATTACCGCTCGCCGGTGCGTATCGTCGGCCTCAAGAGCAAAAAGTTGGAGGCGACGCCGGCCGGCCTCAAGGGGCTGGTGCTGGGCGTTCAAGCTTCGACAACCCATGAAGAATATGCGCGAAAGCACTTCGCCGACGCCGTGGGCGAGGTCAAAATCTACCAGACGCAGGACGAAGCCCAGCAGGATCTGGTCGCCGGGCGCATCGACGCCATCCAGGCAGAAGCGATCGCGCTCGATGCCTTTCTCGCCGAGGATCCCGGAAAATCCTGCTGCGAATTCAAGGGGGACGTCCCCGATGACCCGGAAATTCTCGGGCTTGGGGCCGGTCTCGGGCTGCGCAAGGACGATACCGAATTGCGGGAGACACTCAATGCCGCGATAATGGCGATCCGCGCAAACGGAAAGTACAACGAGATCACATCCAAGTATTTCTCGTTTGACATCTATGGCAATTGA